In Cheilinus undulatus linkage group 16, ASM1832078v1, whole genome shotgun sequence, one DNA window encodes the following:
- the eloa gene encoding elongin-A encodes MAEELLETVDRLQSRLQENPEPRKLLKTLKRLGELPMTVDILVETGVGKTVNSFRKHEVAGEVAKCLVAKWKKLVPQSADRPTNSYPKEIPRSHGHSRGPEGAGGGHRRTREPSPEEEPSYMEEEEEEEEERDYHRNYSPSPPQHEQYSPPQRGGYHSDEYESPEPEPEPSPPPPPPRKDVRHAKPSKEPSRNHNHGDRNRDEERRQRHIQTSSDRGGGEGKKRSTDRERQQSPVQKSAKHSKKSTTHESKREEKKKGDDGRPRAPKDSPSKEEEEEDFETPTMSFESFLTYDAPSVKKKKKASSSSSSSTSHSRPSQSASSTSSSHHTRTPQPAPSSSSSKANKANGTQSSKRPHSGSSSAAATPEKRKRVVEAVPTLPDIPLPAIQPNYRPLPSIDVTPLSPQRRKVPAYNDEEDAGFTGKRFNSKMVVYSGSKTSYLPKMMTLYEQCIRVLQNNIDSIAEVGGVPFEILEPVLERCTPEQLYRIEQSNQWFTEDSDELWMRHCQRDFKRESPQEYESWRELYLRLHDEREERLRMLTQHISAAHANKPKVRTAKIAFVNSVAKPPRDVRRRQEKFGTTSGSSTAASTAAAAPIKIRPATTDYHGESSRSSSSQHNAQPSSSRSSAPSGGGGGGGGGGGGGGGGGGHAARDKPQVKKIAPMMAKTIKAFKNRFSRR; translated from the exons ATGGCGGAGGAACTGCTGGAAACAGTGGACAGACTTCAGTCCCGGCTCCAGGAGAATCCGGAGCCTCGAAAG cttttaaagactttGAAAAGACTGGGGGAGCTGCCGATGACTGTGGACATACTGGTG GAAACTGGAGTGGGGAAGACTGTGAATTCCTTCAGGAAACATGAAGTAGCTGGAGAGGTTGCAAAATGCCTCGTAGCCAAATGGAAGAAGCTGGTTCCTCAGTCTGCAGACAG ACCGACCAACAGTTACCCTAAAGAGATACCACGGTCACATGGACACTCAAGAGGGCCAGAGGGAGCCGGGGGAGGCCACAGACGAACCCGGGAGCCGTCCCCTGAAGAGGAGCCCTCCTAcatggaggaagaagaggaagaagaagaggagagagattATCATAGAAACTACTCGCCCTCGCCTCCTCAACACGAGCAGTACAGCCCTCCACAGAGAGGAGGATACCACTCGGACGAATACGAGAGCCCCGAGCCGGAGCCTGAGCCGagtccccctcctcctcctccccgtAAAGACGTCCGCCACGCCAAACCAAGCAAAGAACCGAGCAGAAACCACAACCACGGCGACAGAAACAGAGACGAGGAGAGACGGCAACGCCACATTCAGACGAGTAGtgatagaggaggaggagaggggaagaaacgcagcacagacagagagagacaacaGAGTCCAGTACAGAAGTCTGCAAAACACAGCAAGAAGTCCACCACACATGAGAGTAagagggaggagaagaagaaaggagacGATG gGCGACCCCGGGCGCCGAAGGACTCTCCATccaaagaggaggaagaagaagactTTGAGACTCCCACCATGTCCTTCGAGTCTTTCCTCACGTACGATGCTCCATctgtgaagaagaagaagaaggcttcgtcatcgtcatcatcatccacGTCACACAGTCGGCCAAGTCAGTCTGCTTCCTCCACGTCGTCATCCCATCACACTCGCACCCCTCAGCCtgcaccctcctcctcctcctctaaaGCCAACAAAGCTAATGGTACTCAGAGCAGCAAGAGGCCGCACTCAGGCTCCAGCTCAGCAGCAGCAACACCTGAGAAACGAAAGAGG gTTGTTGAGGCGGTTCCCACTCTTCCTGATATCCCTCTGCCAGCAATTCAACCAAACTACAGACCGCTGCCCTCCATCGACGTCACACCGCTGTCTCCACAGAGACGGAAAG TTCCTGCCTACAACGACGAGGAGGACGCCGGCTTCACAGGGAAGCGGTTTAACTCAAAGATGGTTGTCTACTCGGGATCAAAAACGTCATATTTACCCAAGATGATGACTCTGTATGAGCAGTGCATCCGTGTGCTGCAGAACAACATCGACT CTATCGCTGAAGTGGGAGGAGTGCCGTTTGAGATCCTGGAACCAGTACTGGAGCGATGCACGCCAGAACAACTGTACCGCATTGAACAGAGTAATCAG TGGTTTACAGAGGACTCTGACGAGCTGTGGATGCGTCACTGTCAGCGGGACTTTAAGCGAGAGTCTCCTCAGGAGTACGAATCCTGGAGAGAGCTGTACCTTAGACTTCACGATGAACGCGAGGAGCGGCTGAGGATGCTCACTCAGCACATTTCCGCTGCACACGCCAACAAGCCAAAAG TGAGGACGGCTAAGATAGCGTTTGTGAATTCTGTTGCGAAGCCGCCACGGGACGTCCGCCGCCGACAGGAGAAGTTTGGCACCACAAGTGGTTCATCTACAGCAGCatccactgcagcagcagctcctatCAA AATAAGACCAGCTACCACAGACTACCATGGTGAATCAAGCCGCTCCTCCTCCTCGCAACACAACGCTCAGCCCAGCTCATCTCGCTCCTCAGCACcgagtggaggaggaggagggggagggggagggggaggaggaggaggaggaggaggagggcatGCTGCCCGGGACAAACCACAGGTCAAAA AAATCGCCCCCATGATGGCCAAAACTATCAAAGCTTTCAAGAACCGATTCTCCCGACGATAG